Proteins co-encoded in one Aggregicoccus sp. 17bor-14 genomic window:
- a CDS encoding pectin acetylesterase-family hydrolase — MRAPLLLLSLLVLAPGCGDSAAKDTLDVPENQWTWVPFAESRCMNGTPTGIGVYRAPQSTELLIYLAPGGACFNAETCARASYPDGYGEPEFRLEVLLAGNRGVFSRSAADNPFRDWNVVYVPYCSGDVHAGRNPAGPEGRVHVGYENLGAYLARVVPTFGGATKVVLAGSSAGGIGAALNFDRVQQAFGNTPVQLLDDSGPMFDEAFLRPCLQEQWRQAWNLDAAFPADCSDCTGPQGDYVNLFGFLARKYPERRFGLISSTQDQTFRFYLGFSDLGDNPDCTVSEPMDAATFEAGLAALRTRLSADTNFQFFSPASEKHVYLLDPSLSATQVQGVSLSTWLEGLAEGQPGWGSVVGAGTGSHERAAPGAPR; from the coding sequence TCTCGCTCCTCGTGCTCGCTCCCGGCTGCGGTGACTCCGCGGCCAAGGACACCCTCGACGTCCCCGAGAACCAGTGGACCTGGGTGCCCTTCGCGGAGTCGCGCTGCATGAACGGCACCCCCACGGGCATCGGCGTGTACCGCGCCCCCCAGTCCACCGAGCTGCTCATCTACCTGGCGCCCGGCGGCGCCTGCTTCAACGCGGAGACCTGCGCGCGCGCGAGCTATCCGGATGGCTACGGAGAGCCGGAGTTCCGCCTCGAGGTGCTGCTCGCGGGCAACCGCGGCGTCTTCTCCCGCAGCGCCGCGGACAACCCCTTCCGCGACTGGAACGTGGTGTACGTGCCGTACTGCAGCGGCGACGTGCACGCGGGCCGCAACCCGGCCGGGCCCGAGGGCCGGGTGCACGTGGGCTACGAGAACCTGGGCGCGTACCTCGCGCGCGTGGTGCCCACCTTCGGCGGAGCCACGAAGGTGGTGCTCGCGGGCTCGAGCGCCGGGGGCATCGGCGCCGCGCTCAACTTCGACCGCGTGCAGCAGGCCTTCGGCAACACGCCCGTGCAGCTGCTCGACGACTCGGGCCCCATGTTCGACGAGGCCTTCCTGCGCCCCTGCCTGCAGGAGCAGTGGCGCCAGGCGTGGAACCTCGACGCGGCCTTCCCTGCCGACTGCAGCGACTGCACCGGCCCGCAGGGGGACTACGTGAACCTGTTCGGCTTCCTCGCGCGCAAGTACCCCGAGCGCCGCTTCGGCCTCATCTCCTCCACGCAGGACCAGACCTTCCGCTTCTACCTCGGCTTCAGCGACCTGGGAGACAACCCCGACTGCACCGTGTCCGAGCCCATGGATGCCGCGACCTTCGAGGCCGGGCTCGCGGCGCTGCGCACGCGGCTCTCCGCAGACACGAACTTCCAGTTCTTCTCGCCCGCGAGCGAGAAGCACGTGTACCTGCTGGACCCCTCCCTCTCCGCCACGCAGGTGCAGGGGGTGAGCCTCTCCACCTGGCTCGAGGGGCTCGCCGAGGGCCAGCCGGGCTGGGGAAGCGTCGTCGGCGCCGGCACGGGCAGTCACGAGCGTGCGGCGCCCGGAGCGCCGCGCTAG
- the uppS gene encoding polyprenyl diphosphate synthase: protein MAFGSNAQDSMQRAPLRPVAEVPRAAQEDAGLHVAIIMDGNGRWAQARGLPRTAGHAAGVAAVRRVVEAAPAQRIAVLTLYAFSSDNWKRPGPEVRALLRLMETYLRTERANCVEKGVRVEVLGRRDRLPSRVQAEIAAAEAATAAGTVLCLRLAIDYSSRDAIVRAAESGPRSRRELACGLAPGSDRPAPDVDLLIRTGGEQRLSDFLLWESAYAELYFTPVAWPDFDAAALGAAVTELGRRQRRFGGLEASTGAR, encoded by the coding sequence ATGGCTTTCGGTTCGAATGCGCAGGACTCGATGCAGAGGGCGCCGCTGCGGCCCGTCGCGGAGGTTCCACGCGCGGCGCAGGAGGACGCCGGGCTGCACGTCGCCATCATCATGGATGGCAACGGGCGCTGGGCGCAGGCGCGCGGGCTGCCGCGCACGGCAGGGCACGCCGCGGGCGTCGCAGCCGTGCGTCGAGTCGTCGAGGCCGCGCCGGCGCAGCGCATCGCCGTGCTCACGCTGTACGCGTTCTCCTCGGACAACTGGAAGCGGCCGGGCCCCGAGGTGCGCGCGCTGCTGCGCCTGATGGAGACCTACCTGCGCACGGAGCGAGCGAACTGCGTCGAGAAGGGCGTGCGGGTGGAGGTGCTGGGGCGGCGCGACCGGCTGCCCTCGCGCGTGCAGGCGGAGATTGCCGCGGCCGAAGCGGCCACGGCCGCGGGCACCGTGCTGTGCCTGCGGCTGGCAATCGACTACTCCTCGCGCGATGCCATCGTGAGGGCCGCGGAGAGTGGCCCGCGCAGCCGCAGGGAGCTCGCCTGCGGCCTCGCGCCGGGCTCGGACCGTCCCGCGCCGGACGTGGACCTGCTCATCCGCACCGGAGGCGAGCAGCGGCTGAGCGACTTCCTGCTCTGGGAGAGCGCCTACGCGGAGCTGTACTTCACCCCCGTCGCCTGGCCGGACTTCGATGCCGCGGCGCTCGGCGCGGCCGTCACCGAGCTCGGCCGGCGCCAGCGCCGCTTCGGCGGCCTGGAGGCGTCCACCGGCGCGCGCTAG